A stretch of Paenibacillus peoriae DNA encodes these proteins:
- a CDS encoding family 16 glycoside hydrolase: MKSSLLRKCASVMLSSTLVLSLSLPLLGHAHADGNLQISDDFEQGKAQGWTADSGNWSVVKDGNGSTYQQSSRSESHSVKGNASWTNYSVQADVYVNDFNGSNRVYVAGRYTDSNNFYAASLYNKNDGALEIRKKVKGSMKTLATNKKYKLDTNTWYRVKLELSGSEIKMYVNDQLELSATDTSLTAGAIGLVTSKAAAEFDNVIVSGASSEVDPGTPPVNPTPGTEKPTPGVDPDVTSKSNYNLTGFSYGNTGGGNIADTDANYKKVYNAVDLNEALKKGSKVKVIEIMNDLDLGWNEIPSAAKVMPFSANNPVQTHPVLKKTGVSKVYIENMNGVTIFSANGAKIKHAGFVIKRSSNLIFRNLEFDELWEWDEATKGNYDKNDWDYITVEGASSKVWIDHCTFNKAYDGLVDVKKGSNGVTISWSLFKGDDRSSNSWVTQQVNAMEADKSSYPMYAYLRSSAVGMSKEDIIDIAAGQKKAHLVGATEMAGDNADLEVTLHHNYYLDIQDRMPRLRGGNAHAYNIVMDDAGLARAKKRITSDMAKAIAAKGYHFDVVGNGAISTENGAVLLEKSYLIDVFSPVRNNQKDPNKADYTGKIKAEEVISSDNGTVFRGGSEAANSPLAPYPAKAKGFSWNGFTTLPYSYTAEDPANLVAQLQAKDGAGAGKLNWSSENWLKTVYNTAATKDAIVEEDSE, encoded by the coding sequence ATGAAATCGAGTTTGCTAAGAAAATGTGCAAGTGTAATGTTAAGCAGTACGTTGGTACTGTCTTTATCATTACCGTTGCTAGGTCATGCACATGCGGATGGGAATTTACAGATAAGTGATGATTTCGAACAAGGAAAAGCTCAAGGCTGGACCGCGGATTCGGGGAACTGGTCTGTGGTCAAGGATGGGAATGGCTCTACATACCAGCAATCTAGTCGAAGCGAAAGCCATTCCGTTAAGGGTAATGCCTCATGGACGAACTATAGCGTGCAAGCAGATGTATATGTAAATGATTTTAATGGCTCCAATCGAGTCTACGTTGCAGGTAGATACACAGATTCCAACAACTTCTACGCAGCATCGTTGTACAACAAGAATGACGGAGCGCTTGAGATTCGAAAAAAAGTCAAAGGCTCTATGAAGACACTGGCTACCAATAAAAAATACAAACTGGACACGAATACATGGTACAGAGTTAAGCTGGAACTATCCGGTTCGGAAATCAAAATGTATGTCAATGATCAACTGGAGCTGTCCGCAACAGACACCAGCCTCACTGCTGGAGCCATTGGTTTGGTGACCTCCAAAGCAGCTGCCGAATTCGATAATGTGATTGTATCCGGTGCTTCTTCTGAGGTAGATCCAGGAACACCGCCTGTGAATCCAACACCAGGTACAGAAAAACCGACTCCTGGAGTGGACCCTGATGTAACCTCTAAAAGTAACTATAATTTGACTGGCTTTTCGTATGGTAATACAGGTGGTGGCAACATTGCGGATACAGATGCCAACTACAAAAAAGTTTACAACGCTGTAGATCTCAACGAAGCACTGAAGAAAGGCAGCAAAGTCAAAGTGATTGAGATTATGAACGATCTTGATCTCGGTTGGAATGAAATTCCTAGTGCTGCCAAAGTAATGCCTTTTAGTGCCAACAATCCTGTACAAACACATCCTGTTCTGAAAAAGACAGGTGTGAGCAAAGTCTATATCGAAAATATGAATGGGGTTACGATTTTCTCGGCCAATGGTGCGAAAATCAAACATGCCGGCTTTGTTATCAAAAGAAGCTCCAATTTGATTTTTCGTAACCTCGAATTTGATGAACTTTGGGAGTGGGATGAAGCAACCAAAGGGAACTATGACAAGAATGACTGGGACTATATTACTGTCGAAGGTGCAAGCTCCAAGGTATGGATCGACCATTGCACATTTAACAAAGCCTATGATGGTCTGGTAGATGTGAAAAAAGGGAGTAACGGAGTTACGATTTCCTGGTCCTTGTTCAAAGGAGATGACCGCAGCTCCAACAGCTGGGTAACCCAACAAGTCAATGCGATGGAAGCAGACAAGTCTTCCTATCCTATGTACGCTTATCTGAGAAGCAGTGCAGTAGGCATGAGTAAAGAAGATATCATTGATATTGCAGCAGGACAAAAGAAAGCGCATCTGGTTGGTGCCACGGAAATGGCAGGCGACAATGCGGATTTGGAAGTGACGCTGCATCATAATTACTACCTGGATATTCAGGACCGTATGCCACGTTTGCGTGGTGGTAATGCTCATGCATATAACATCGTTATGGACGATGCCGGATTGGCCAGAGCCAAAAAAAGAATTACTTCTGACATGGCTAAAGCAATTGCCGCAAAGGGATACCATTTTGATGTCGTGGGTAATGGTGCAATTTCAACAGAAAACGGCGCGGTATTGCTAGAAAAGTCTTATTTAATTGATGTGTTTTCTCCAGTGCGTAATAATCAAAAAGATCCTAACAAAGCGGATTACACAGGTAAAATCAAAGCCGAAGAGGTTATCTCTTCCGACAATGGTACCGTATTCAGAGGAGGCAGTGAAGCTGCGAATAGCCCGTTAGCCCCTTATCCTGCGAAGGCCAAGGGCTTCTCTTGGAATGGGTTCACAACGTTGCCATACAGCTATACTGCCGAAGACCCTGCTAACCTGGTTGCTCAATTGCAGGCCAAGGATGGAGCGGGTGCAGGCAAGCTGAACTGGTCGAGTGAAAACTGGCTCAAAACGGTGTACAATACAGCCGCTACGAAAGATGCAATAGTGGAAGAAGATTCCGAATAG
- a CDS encoding DEAD/DEAH box helicase gives MSQYTETITVHIQLTTYGDALIYGDSSMNYSISGQILKQRLFAWHEASFYGTELEIQHVQDTDIILLPSEQVIPFLAERELLKHIEWIWDEAHAPWLQLIPSLAHCIEAKAYVPSFTAFQAGKLQWEWDAEGEVLENIQPAELALLGNLEKDEQDGLIAAFSSAVFQRWYGTEAEAADLRREYPILFASNRPAAAGLDARAWLIAIGWKADTAPFRPLLQLLEPELEDDEPSWQLKLVLQDKQDPALLVSVQLADDGYASGSWPDAWTAHVRERSAGWLEGLTSILPAGQRAGSRDDVLNRPLSDEAAWQFLTTDSQRLLESGWQVLLPAWWEAATRKKPKLRAKVRPGEGAGERTKGSSLFGLDSIVQFDWRVAIGDADLSESEFAELVARNERLVRFRGQWIALDPALLAQIRRAMAGIDSAQGLSFQDILQLHLLGNADDPEGDASSEQPEDAARFRLEVELNAHLLKLISQLGRQSEWPALDVPDGLQAELRTYQRDGYAWLAFLRRFGLGACLADDMGLGKTVQFITYLLHLQEIAAETGVRSSSLLICPTSVLGNWQKELSRFAPSLKVMLHYGSRRKQGDLFREEVEQADVILTSFATATLDQELLQSMTWDSVCLDEAQNIKNAQTKQSTAVRSFPARHRIALTGTPIENRLSELWSIYDFINPGYLGSSRAFSNRFMNAIEKEHNEQRTLDLQKLVQPFMLRRKKKDPAIQLDLPDKNEMKTYIHLTSEQGALYDQIVKELMERMQKLEGIERKGAILSALTQLKQLCDHPALLTKEAFPDAAASGYSQSDLETVISRSSKLERILAMVKELREEGERCLIFTQYIGMGQMLQRVLAQELQEPVLYLNGSTSKTARDRMIDQFQSHTLPPAEQPSVFILSLKAGGVGLNLTAANHVFHFDRWWNPAVENQATDRAYRMGQTKDVQVHKFISLGTLEERIDEMLESKQQLSDQIITSTEGWITELSTDALKDLFTLRREWA, from the coding sequence ATGAGTCAATATACCGAAACGATTACCGTGCATATCCAATTAACTACCTATGGAGACGCGCTGATCTATGGCGATTCCTCCATGAACTATAGCATTTCCGGCCAAATTCTGAAGCAGCGTTTGTTTGCTTGGCATGAGGCTTCGTTTTATGGCACCGAGCTGGAGATTCAACATGTTCAAGACACGGATATTATCCTGCTGCCTTCGGAGCAGGTGATTCCTTTTCTGGCAGAGCGCGAGCTTCTAAAGCATATCGAATGGATCTGGGACGAGGCCCATGCCCCATGGCTTCAGCTGATCCCTTCGCTTGCTCACTGTATTGAAGCGAAAGCCTATGTGCCCAGCTTCACGGCGTTCCAGGCAGGGAAGCTGCAATGGGAATGGGATGCGGAAGGGGAAGTACTGGAAAACATCCAGCCGGCAGAGCTTGCTTTGCTAGGCAACTTGGAGAAGGACGAACAAGATGGGCTGATAGCGGCGTTCTCGTCTGCCGTATTTCAACGCTGGTACGGCACCGAAGCGGAAGCCGCCGATTTGCGAAGAGAATATCCGATTCTCTTCGCCTCCAACCGCCCAGCCGCGGCGGGTCTAGACGCGCGGGCCTGGCTCATCGCCATCGGCTGGAAAGCCGATACCGCGCCCTTTCGGCCGCTTCTGCAACTGCTGGAGCCAGAGCTGGAGGACGACGAGCCGTCCTGGCAGCTCAAGCTTGTGTTGCAGGACAAGCAAGACCCGGCGTTGCTGGTGTCTGTACAGCTCGCCGATGATGGGTACGCATCCGGCTCATGGCCCGATGCCTGGACAGCACATGTCCGTGAGCGCTCAGCCGGGTGGCTAGAAGGCTTGACCTCGATTTTGCCTGCCGGGCAGCGTGCCGGAAGCCGCGATGACGTGCTGAATCGCCCGCTCTCCGACGAAGCGGCGTGGCAATTCCTGACGACCGACAGCCAGCGTCTGCTGGAAAGCGGTTGGCAAGTGCTGCTCCCGGCTTGGTGGGAGGCAGCTACCCGCAAGAAGCCGAAGCTGCGGGCCAAGGTACGCCCGGGCGAAGGGGCGGGAGAGCGCACGAAGGGCAGCTCGCTGTTCGGACTGGACTCGATTGTCCAGTTCGATTGGCGTGTTGCCATCGGCGATGCCGATCTGAGCGAGTCGGAATTCGCCGAGCTGGTCGCTCGCAACGAGCGCTTGGTTCGCTTTCGCGGGCAATGGATCGCGCTCGACCCTGCGCTGCTGGCGCAGATCCGCCGGGCTATGGCCGGGATCGACAGCGCTCAGGGATTGTCCTTTCAGGACATCCTGCAGCTCCACCTGCTCGGCAACGCCGACGATCCTGAAGGCGACGCCTCGAGTGAGCAGCCGGAGGATGCGGCACGCTTCCGGCTGGAAGTCGAGCTGAATGCCCATCTGCTGAAGCTGATCAGCCAGCTCGGACGGCAGTCAGAATGGCCTGCATTGGACGTGCCGGACGGGCTGCAAGCTGAGCTGCGGACGTATCAGAGGGACGGGTACGCATGGCTTGCCTTTTTACGGCGTTTTGGACTGGGGGCCTGTCTGGCCGATGACATGGGACTTGGTAAAACGGTGCAATTTATTACTTATTTACTGCACTTACAGGAAATTGCCGCTGAGACGGGTGTCCGCTCCAGTTCGCTGCTGATTTGCCCGACGTCGGTGCTGGGCAACTGGCAGAAGGAACTCAGCCGCTTCGCCCCTTCATTGAAGGTGATGCTGCACTATGGAAGCAGGCGGAAGCAGGGAGACTTGTTCCGTGAAGAAGTAGAGCAGGCTGATGTCATCCTGACCTCCTTTGCTACGGCAACCCTGGATCAAGAGCTGCTACAAAGCATGACCTGGGATTCGGTCTGCCTGGATGAAGCGCAAAACATTAAAAATGCGCAAACCAAGCAATCCACAGCCGTGCGCAGCTTTCCTGCACGTCATCGGATTGCGTTGACCGGGACACCTATTGAAAATCGATTGTCCGAGCTGTGGTCCATTTATGATTTTATCAATCCAGGTTATCTGGGCAGCTCACGCGCCTTTAGCAATCGTTTTATGAATGCTATTGAGAAGGAACATAACGAGCAGCGCACATTAGATTTGCAAAAGCTGGTTCAGCCCTTCATGCTGCGGCGCAAGAAGAAGGACCCTGCTATACAGCTTGATTTGCCTGACAAGAATGAGATGAAAACCTACATTCATCTGACCTCTGAGCAGGGCGCGCTCTATGACCAGATTGTCAAAGAGTTGATGGAACGGATGCAGAAGCTGGAAGGGATTGAACGGAAAGGAGCCATTTTATCCGCCCTTACCCAGTTGAAGCAGCTTTGCGACCACCCAGCCCTCTTAACCAAGGAGGCATTCCCGGATGCAGCGGCTTCCGGTTATAGTCAGTCCGATCTTGAGACGGTCATTAGCCGTTCATCCAAGCTAGAGCGCATTCTGGCTATGGTCAAGGAACTGCGGGAGGAGGGCGAGCGCTGCCTTATTTTTACACAGTATATTGGTATGGGGCAGATGCTCCAGCGGGTACTCGCTCAGGAGCTGCAAGAGCCTGTGCTCTATCTGAACGGTAGCACGTCCAAAACGGCGCGTGACCGAATGATTGATCAATTCCAATCTCACACGCTCCCCCCTGCCGAGCAGCCATCCGTGTTTATTTTGTCGCTCAAAGCCGGGGGGGTGGGTCTGAATCTGACGGCAGCCAACCACGTCTTTCACTTTGATCGCTGGTGGAATCCGGCTGTTGAAAATCAGGCCACAGACCGAGCCTATCGGATGGGACAAACGAAGGATGTACAGGTGCACAAATTTATCTCGCTGGGCACGCTGGAGGAACGCATTGATGAAATGCTGGAGAGCAAGCAGCAGCTTAGCGACCAAATCATAACCAGTACCGAAGGCTGGATTACTGAGCTGTCTACAGACGCGTTAAAAGACCTCTTTACGCTACGGCGCGAGTGGGCATAA
- a CDS encoding SWIM zinc finger family protein, producing the protein MKPTYLMDDIQWQQLIQNVADHFNDVTIKRGFQYFKQGKVKEFVMPDADHIAAVVDGSELYEVDLHLSAFAASRCTCPVHANCKHMIAVLLNYANEQERSVHALVNAHSAGFTRLSTKADTRNTPPSRSNLSPDHKETTRNALSKTASKIPDMPISEWHDLFDQCIALNRVNTQNSQFVQSALASIYAVKPPLSPGMQQLYGLHAHLRVLEKLVPQSSMPGYPSHTYMGYYTQIAADELKEAIDRDFESPLELTDEPMQEARMAETLAYLRRKMLTESRNGTYFSDAYYQFWLYWVHPVRQDSSIYTEELQHLQAAEEDLGTTLARLPWMLARSWMHIFQSQDNEAWVLLQEAERAFPLKISSNQLLLFLQALRKAENWARLKDGLRHIGPLLHSHRDDHLQDYMHDWDVVLQHLPEAEQDMWDTLVGMLPFAGGMYEEALLAHEKWRSWIDYQLSIRSEPLSFRVSVLQPIEKNAPELLLPFYHQAVERYVLEKNRSSYKAAVKLLKRLFKLYKKMKQESRWELFFTTFTSRHSRLRALQEELRKGKLLS; encoded by the coding sequence ATGAAACCAACCTATCTTATGGATGATATACAGTGGCAACAGCTTATTCAAAACGTGGCTGACCATTTTAATGATGTGACGATCAAACGAGGTTTCCAATATTTTAAGCAAGGAAAGGTAAAAGAATTCGTAATGCCTGATGCCGATCATATTGCAGCTGTCGTGGATGGAAGCGAGCTATACGAGGTGGATCTCCACTTGAGCGCTTTTGCTGCCAGCAGATGTACATGCCCTGTCCACGCCAACTGCAAGCATATGATCGCCGTACTACTGAATTACGCGAATGAACAGGAACGTTCTGTACATGCTTTAGTGAACGCTCATTCGGCGGGATTCACTCGATTGTCGACAAAAGCTGACACGCGTAACACACCTCCTTCCCGGTCGAATCTTTCACCGGATCACAAGGAAACAACAAGAAACGCCCTCAGTAAAACTGCAAGTAAAATACCGGACATGCCCATTTCAGAGTGGCATGATCTGTTCGATCAGTGTATCGCCCTTAATCGTGTGAACACACAAAACTCCCAATTTGTCCAAAGCGCTTTAGCCTCGATCTATGCTGTGAAGCCACCGCTTTCACCTGGCATGCAACAGCTATACGGACTGCATGCTCATCTGCGTGTGCTGGAAAAGCTGGTACCTCAGTCTTCCATGCCAGGCTATCCCTCTCATACCTATATGGGGTATTACACGCAAATTGCTGCCGATGAGCTTAAAGAAGCGATCGATCGTGATTTTGAGAGTCCACTGGAGCTGACCGATGAACCGATGCAAGAAGCCCGTATGGCAGAAACCTTAGCCTATTTACGCCGAAAAATGCTGACAGAATCGCGTAACGGTACTTATTTTTCAGACGCGTATTATCAGTTTTGGCTGTACTGGGTGCATCCCGTAAGACAGGACTCCAGCATATATACGGAGGAATTACAGCATTTGCAGGCGGCTGAGGAGGATCTCGGCACTACTTTAGCAAGGCTTCCGTGGATGTTGGCTCGCAGCTGGATGCATATTTTCCAATCGCAGGATAATGAAGCCTGGGTACTTCTTCAGGAAGCGGAACGAGCTTTTCCACTAAAAATCTCTTCCAACCAATTGCTTTTGTTCTTACAGGCGTTGCGTAAAGCTGAGAATTGGGCACGCCTCAAGGACGGACTGCGGCATATCGGTCCCCTGCTTCACAGTCATCGGGATGACCATTTACAGGATTATATGCATGATTGGGATGTGGTTTTGCAGCACCTTCCAGAAGCGGAGCAGGACATGTGGGACACGCTGGTGGGTATGCTTCCATTTGCCGGAGGAATGTATGAAGAGGCACTGCTTGCTCACGAGAAATGGCGGTCATGGATCGACTATCAGCTAAGCATACGCAGTGAACCTTTGAGTTTTCGAGTGAGCGTGTTACAGCCCATTGAAAAGAACGCGCCTGAGTTACTACTCCCCTTTTACCATCAAGCGGTAGAACGCTATGTGCTAGAAAAAAACAGATCCAGCTATAAAGCAGCAGTCAAGCTATTAAAGCGGCTGTTCAAGCTGTACAAGAAAATGAAGCAAGAATCACGCTGGGAGCTGTTCTTTACGACCTTCACCAGCCGTCATAGCCGCCTGCGGGCGCTACAGGAGGAATTGCGGAAAGGGAAATTGTTATCATGA
- a CDS encoding GerAB/ArcD/ProY family transporter encodes MSNIPSMKQEKISTLQALLTVTSTVYAVGIVSLPRTIAEKTQTPDVWQGLLLASLLGVGIVFIHFKLCRRFPGKTFYELNPVIAGKFIGLLINIAFIVHCTMICSFVCRMMAEFLKGLALERTPISMILLPFLLLIGYLTWGGLHAMVRLIELFFPLTLIVFLLLVVLNVNHFNLDNLRPVFHKGWRPIFESLKVIPFSTLGFESILILTNVMTHPQKAWKAGSIGYSIAMGLYILMVTMVVGCMSVEEVSRLQWPVVSFAQQIEFPGAFLERFEILFIILWTIKIFMTASNYYFYIVTGISQLTQKWNGYICYLPLIILFCLSMYPQNFVEIGNFDKIIGYFGIAVCAVVPLVLLVISMVFHRTENPDGKQ; translated from the coding sequence ATGTCCAACATACCTTCCATGAAACAGGAAAAAATCTCTACCCTTCAAGCCTTACTTACAGTCACTTCGACCGTGTACGCTGTGGGAATTGTCAGTTTGCCAAGAACCATCGCGGAAAAGACACAAACGCCCGACGTGTGGCAGGGACTTTTGCTGGCAAGTCTGCTTGGGGTAGGCATCGTTTTTATCCATTTTAAACTGTGCCGGAGATTTCCAGGGAAGACGTTCTATGAGCTCAATCCTGTGATCGCGGGTAAATTCATCGGCCTGCTCATCAATATTGCATTTATTGTACATTGCACGATGATATGCTCTTTTGTATGTAGAATGATGGCGGAATTCCTCAAAGGTCTTGCACTGGAGAGAACCCCAATAAGTATGATTCTCTTACCGTTTCTTCTGCTTATTGGGTATTTGACCTGGGGCGGTCTCCATGCAATGGTTCGATTGATCGAACTTTTTTTCCCTTTAACCCTTATTGTTTTTTTATTGTTGGTCGTTCTTAATGTCAACCATTTCAATCTTGATAATTTGCGCCCTGTTTTCCATAAAGGATGGCGACCGATCTTTGAATCACTTAAAGTTATACCTTTCTCTACATTGGGTTTTGAATCCATCCTTATATTAACTAATGTGATGACCCATCCCCAAAAAGCATGGAAGGCTGGGTCAATCGGCTACTCGATTGCAATGGGTTTGTATATTTTAATGGTAACGATGGTCGTCGGCTGTATGTCAGTTGAGGAAGTTTCCCGACTGCAATGGCCAGTCGTTTCTTTTGCACAGCAAATTGAATTCCCCGGCGCGTTCCTGGAACGATTTGAAATATTATTTATCATTTTGTGGACGATCAAAATTTTCATGACCGCCTCAAACTATTATTTCTATATTGTAACGGGGATCAGCCAGCTCACCCAAAAGTGGAACGGGTATATCTGTTATCTCCCGTTAATTATATTATTTTGCCTGAGCATGTATCCCCAAAATTTTGTTGAGATAGGCAACTTCGATAAAATAATAGGTTATTTTGGAATTGCTGTATGCGCAGTAGTACCCTTGGTGCTTCTTGTTATCTCTATGGTCTTCCATCGAACAGAGAATCCGGATGGGAAACAATAG
- a CDS encoding Ger(x)C family spore germination protein, translating to MLSYIFLFRRTLWAQKCFAAWIACAALLTGCWDSREIDNLSIIQGVAIDTDQQDMLELTYQHLIAQKSRKNMYSNVTTFNKDSIQSASREQAKQVSRAPLYSFIRLILISDQAIQKTRIDQLLDTFTRSYKPSRKSLVMIVKGNAKEVLNKIGKHKEIPSIDLEALAKNSDFNSKIPYRITLGEMSTHISQGADFLIQCLESNDGNHFSGAALVSGKTKKFAYWLDEEDVIGINWMLGKTKGSIIKVEDPKTKQHMVFEVEDAHSKLIPHLNGQDLSFTVRIKTDIKLNENSVTSVDFLKESFIRTAKEAAQDEIKQTISQSLNTLQKEMRADVVGFGTKVKVNYPAYWDRVKENWQNTFSQIPIDVQAEVQIKRTGAYTKGEEE from the coding sequence ATGCTCTCTTACATCTTTCTGTTTCGTCGAACCCTATGGGCGCAAAAATGCTTTGCTGCATGGATCGCATGTGCTGCTCTCCTCACCGGTTGTTGGGATAGCAGAGAGATCGATAACTTGAGTATTATTCAAGGCGTCGCCATTGATACGGATCAGCAGGATATGCTGGAACTTACCTACCAGCACTTAATAGCGCAGAAATCCAGAAAAAATATGTATAGCAACGTAACAACCTTTAACAAAGATTCAATCCAGTCTGCTTCCAGGGAACAGGCCAAGCAGGTATCCCGTGCTCCTTTATATAGTTTTATTCGCTTAATTTTGATTAGTGACCAAGCTATACAAAAAACAAGAATCGACCAATTGTTAGATACGTTTACTCGCTCCTATAAACCGAGTCGAAAATCACTTGTTATGATCGTAAAAGGCAATGCGAAAGAAGTGCTCAATAAGATTGGCAAACATAAAGAGATACCTTCCATTGACCTTGAAGCATTGGCCAAAAATAGTGATTTCAACTCAAAAATACCTTATAGAATAACATTAGGGGAAATGTCTACACATATCTCACAAGGAGCTGACTTCCTCATTCAATGCCTAGAAAGCAATGACGGCAATCACTTCTCAGGAGCAGCTCTGGTCAGCGGCAAAACGAAGAAATTTGCTTATTGGCTGGACGAAGAGGATGTTATCGGGATCAACTGGATGCTGGGAAAAACGAAGGGTTCCATTATTAAAGTTGAGGACCCAAAGACGAAACAACACATGGTCTTTGAAGTTGAGGATGCCCATAGTAAACTTATTCCCCACCTTAATGGACAGGATCTCTCATTCACAGTTCGTATCAAAACAGATATCAAGCTAAACGAAAACTCGGTTACTTCTGTGGACTTCCTGAAGGAATCATTCATCCGAACCGCCAAAGAAGCAGCGCAAGATGAAATCAAACAGACCATATCCCAATCGCTAAACACACTTCAGAAAGAAATGAGAGCAGATGTAGTCGGTTTTGGCACAAAAGTAAAAGTGAACTATCCCGCTTACTGGGATCGGGTAAAGGAAAATTGGCAAAATACATTCAGTCAAATACCAATCGATGTTCAGGCTGAAGTACAGATTAAACGAACAGGTGCTTATACAAAAGGAGAGGAAGAGTAA
- a CDS encoding spore germination protein — protein sequence MARSLEAKLDHLQKTLGHLPDVVFKKMNVGQTGIHVIMIYLSGIADTSIINEQIVKPLILTGIRESHSQVNPEKIKEELIQQTAFTIDMEEETDLETCVHEVLSGNTCLLIEGTDEVFFASTGQFPSRSVDEPSTETLVRGPREGFIEDLQSNLAMVRRHIKDLSFKIDKMTIGRRSSRKLAILYISDIANPELVQEVKRRVETIDVDDASDTGIIEQWIEEHSWSPFPQIQASERSDKAINALMSGRVVIMLDGTPFVLIAPMTFWMLAQSPEDYYERFPLGTFFRMLRLTALFIATFLPSLYVALISFHPGLIPPELVMSIVASREGIPFPVFVEALIMELALEILREASLRLPKGIGQVIGIVGGLVIGQAAVEAAIVSAFLIIVVGLTAIASFASPQYSGSIGIRLLRFPIMMIAGIYGLYGVILAFICLGVHMVQIKSFGVPYMSPLAPIRLRDQQDTLVRVPFKYLKKRPMMLKTQDEIQSNRKRK from the coding sequence ATGGCAAGATCACTCGAGGCGAAATTGGACCATCTACAAAAGACCCTGGGTCATCTTCCTGATGTCGTCTTCAAGAAAATGAATGTGGGTCAAACGGGAATTCATGTAATTATGATCTATCTCTCTGGTATTGCGGATACGAGCATCATTAACGAACAAATCGTCAAGCCGCTCATTTTAACTGGAATTCGTGAAAGTCACTCCCAAGTTAATCCCGAGAAAATAAAGGAGGAGCTGATACAGCAGACAGCATTTACGATCGATATGGAAGAAGAGACAGACCTTGAGACGTGTGTACACGAAGTGTTATCGGGAAATACCTGTCTGCTGATCGAAGGAACCGATGAAGTCTTTTTTGCGTCTACGGGCCAGTTTCCGTCGCGAAGTGTCGATGAACCAAGCACTGAAACTTTGGTTAGAGGACCGAGAGAAGGTTTTATTGAAGATTTGCAAAGCAACCTGGCAATGGTAAGGCGGCATATCAAAGATCTAAGTTTCAAAATAGATAAAATGACCATAGGAAGGAGATCCTCACGGAAGTTAGCGATCCTGTACATATCAGATATCGCAAATCCGGAGCTAGTTCAGGAAGTTAAACGGAGAGTCGAAACGATTGATGTGGACGATGCTTCCGATACCGGGATTATTGAGCAATGGATTGAGGAACATTCATGGTCTCCGTTCCCACAGATCCAAGCCTCTGAACGCTCGGATAAAGCTATAAATGCTTTAATGTCCGGAAGAGTTGTCATTATGCTTGATGGCACTCCTTTTGTCCTGATTGCTCCCATGACCTTCTGGATGCTGGCTCAATCCCCAGAGGATTATTACGAGCGTTTTCCTTTAGGAACATTTTTCCGCATGCTTCGTTTAACGGCTCTGTTCATTGCAACATTCCTGCCTTCGCTGTACGTTGCACTTATTTCTTTTCATCCTGGATTAATCCCACCTGAGCTAGTGATGTCTATCGTTGCCTCAAGGGAAGGGATTCCTTTTCCCGTTTTTGTGGAAGCTCTAATTATGGAGTTAGCATTGGAAATACTGCGCGAGGCAAGTCTACGGCTACCTAAAGGCATAGGACAAGTCATCGGGATTGTAGGCGGTCTTGTGATTGGACAAGCCGCTGTCGAGGCGGCGATCGTAAGTGCTTTTCTGATTATTGTCGTTGGTCTTACTGCCATTGCGTCCTTTGCAAGCCCGCAGTACAGCGGCAGTATTGGAATCCGGCTTCTTCGTTTCCCCATTATGATGATCGCAGGGATTTATGGGCTGTATGGAGTAATTTTAGCCTTTATTTGTTTAGGCGTACACATGGTCCAGATCAAAAGCTTTGGAGTTCCTTACATGTCACCCCTAGCCCCAATTCGGCTAAGAGATCAACAAGATACTTTGGTTCGGGTTCCTTTTAAATATCTCAAAAAACGCCCTATGATGCTAAAGACACAGGACGAAATACAATCTAACAGAAAAAGGAAGTAA